The DNA region tctctttgaagggTTTCCAACTTTTAAAGACGCTCTGATCGTACATCAACTCATCCAGAGAGTGATAGAAAGCagccaacaaaaaaccACATTACCTACGTCTTTTGAGGCAGTTTAACTCATGCCGCCTAACTTTCATTCGACAGCTTGGCTAGGCTCACTTGACAGAACTCTTCAATGGCTTCGTTGTAGTGAACCCCTCCGTACCTGAGCGTATTCAGGTAGTCTACTGCGAGCTGTTGCTTAACTTCTGCCGACGTCTGCGTATCCGAAGAGCCCAACGCTCCCACTCCTATATTCAGGATTCTGTACACTTTAGCAAGGTGAAATTTCACTGTGTTGTAGCTTAGCAGCTCCTGGATTTCTTTAGTGTTCTGGTACAATTCATCAAATTGTTCAGTCGGTAGCCTTCCAGTATCCGACTTTGCTTCAGGCCCTTCGCTATCAGACACAtgctttttctcttctgcttctttttcgcTATGAACATGCTTCTCCTGGTCCTTGAAGCACGACAAAGAACAGTACCGAACTGCGCACTTCGGACATTTATATTTAGAGGGCTCTTGGTTGCATATTTCGCACTTAGCAGACATTCTCGTCCTAAAAACTGCTTATGATCGATGTTTTGTAAGTGCCACAgctagctcatct from Lachancea thermotolerans CBS 6340 chromosome C complete sequence includes:
- the HIT1 gene encoding Hit1p (similar to uniprot|P46973 Saccharomyces cerevisiae YJR055W HIT1 Protein of unknown function required for growth at high temperature), whose translation is MSAKCEICNQEPSKYKCPKCAVRYCSLSCFKDQEKHVHSEKEAEEKKHVSDSEGPEAKSDTGRLPTEQFDELYQNTKEIQELLSYNTVKFHLAKVYRILNIGVGALGSSDTQTSAEVKQQLAVDYLNTLRYGGVHYNEAIEEFCQVSLAKLSNES